DNA sequence from the Desulfotomaculum sp. genome:
GCTATCGTCATCAGGCCCCGTATTTTCAGCCCCTTGAGTGTTATAACCTCTTTTATAAAATCAGCTGCTTCAGCGGGAGACAAACCCTGCTTTGAAGCCTCTTCAGCTATGTTAACCTGGACCAGAACCATAACCTGCCTGTCTGTTTTTAAGGCAAAGTCATTTATCGCCAGAGCCAGTTTCCAGCTGTCCAGGGAGTGTATAAGACTGACTTTCCCGACAACGTGCTTAACTTTATTGCTCTGCAGGCGCCCGATAAAGTGCCATTCCAGATCAGGCGGCAAAAGGGGCTGTTTGAAGAGCATTTCCTGTGCCTTGTTTTCTCCCAGGGCGGTGACACCTGCTCTGATGGCATGTTTAATCAGATCCGCCGGAACTGTTTTGGTTACGGCAATCAGCTTTACAGATGCCGGGTCCCGGCCGGTTTTCCTGGCGGCAAGCTCGATTTTTTCTTTTACTTCACGTAAATTCTCACCGATGGTCATCTTTCCTGCTCAACACTCATTTTTTCACCTGATTGTTTAAGAACATACAGGTCCATTATAGCACTTTTTTGTAATATTCACCATTGATAACAAAAAATTTCTACAATTGTCAATGGGCTGGTGTTACTATTCACAGTCCTATTTAATTTCCATTCATGAAATAGAATGTTCTTTATCAATTAAATACATTCACCTATTCAATAGAGAAAAGGAA
Encoded proteins:
- a CDS encoding YggS family pyridoxal phosphate-dependent enzyme, which encodes MTIGENLREVKEKIELAARKTGRDPASVKLIAVTKTVPADLIKHAIRAGVTALGENKAQEMLFKQPLLPPDLEWHFIGRLQSNKVKHVVGKVSLIHSLDSWKLALAINDFALKTDRQVMVLVQVNIAEEASKQGLSPAEAADFIKEVITLKGLKIRGLMTIAPETANPEQVRPVFRELRFLAGRIKNNLPGVDLGYLSMGMSGDFVVAVEEGANMLRLGTAIFGPRNK